A single genomic interval of Antarcticibacterium arcticum harbors:
- a CDS encoding 4Fe-4S dicluster domain-containing protein has product MQLIAQIVFVIALVAGIALFTRNIRRIIRNIRLGKKIDRTDNAGERFAKMARVAFGQSKMVKKPFSGFLHIIVYLGFIIINIEVLEIIIDGIFGTHRVLAFAGGTYNFLIGAFEILALLVLLGVIIFWTRRNISNIYRFLGRELKGWPKNDANYILYFEMVLMSLFLIMNAADLQLQLNGDDYYSRAGGIIGSFPVSQYLLPLIDGLSNSTLIIIERTAWWLHILGILFFLNYLYYSKHLHILLAFPNVYFSKLTPQGKFDNLEAVTNEVKLMMDPAADPYAMPAEGEGTVPEKFGASDVMDLNQVQLLNAYTCTECGRCTAECPANQTGKKLSPRKIMMDTRDRLEEVGEAINKTGKFEDDGKQLLDDYILREELWACTTCNACVEACPIGIDPLSIILDMRRYLVMEQSAAPNELAVAMTNIENNGAPWPYNQMDRLNWVDEK; this is encoded by the coding sequence ATGCAGCTTATTGCTCAAATTGTTTTTGTTATCGCCCTGGTGGCGGGTATCGCACTTTTTACCCGAAACATTCGCAGGATAATCCGAAACATCAGGCTTGGAAAAAAAATTGACCGCACAGATAATGCCGGGGAACGCTTTGCCAAGATGGCAAGGGTTGCTTTCGGGCAATCAAAAATGGTAAAAAAGCCCTTCTCGGGTTTTCTTCATATAATAGTTTATCTGGGGTTCATTATCATAAATATTGAAGTTCTTGAAATAATTATTGATGGAATATTTGGAACCCACCGGGTTCTGGCCTTTGCCGGCGGCACCTATAATTTTTTAATTGGCGCCTTTGAAATTCTTGCTTTACTGGTACTCCTGGGGGTAATTATATTCTGGACCCGTAGAAACATTTCCAATATATACCGTTTCCTTGGCCGGGAACTAAAAGGATGGCCTAAGAATGACGCCAACTACATCCTTTATTTTGAAATGGTGTTGATGTCTTTGTTCCTTATCATGAATGCGGCAGATCTTCAGCTTCAATTAAATGGGGACGATTATTATTCCAGGGCAGGTGGTATCATTGGATCTTTCCCAGTAAGCCAGTACCTGCTACCTTTAATAGACGGCTTAAGCAATTCAACGCTTATAATAATTGAAAGAACAGCCTGGTGGTTACATATCCTCGGGATCCTTTTCTTTTTAAATTACCTGTATTATTCAAAACACCTTCACATACTTCTTGCATTTCCAAATGTATATTTCTCCAAACTTACCCCGCAGGGAAAATTTGATAACCTGGAGGCTGTTACCAATGAAGTAAAATTAATGATGGACCCCGCGGCAGATCCCTATGCTATGCCTGCGGAAGGAGAAGGCACAGTGCCTGAAAAATTTGGAGCATCAGATGTTATGGACCTAAATCAGGTACAACTGCTAAATGCCTATACCTGTACTGAATGTGGAAGATGTACTGCAGAATGCCCCGCCAATCAAACCGGAAAAAAACTATCCCCGCGGAAGATAATGATGGATACCCGGGACAGGCTGGAAGAAGTTGGGGAAGCCATAAATAAGACCGGAAAATTTGAAGATGACGGCAAGCAGCTTCTTGACGATTATATTTTAAGAGAAGAGCTGTGGGCTTGTACTACCTGTAATGCCTGTGTAGAAGCTTGTCCTATAGGAATTGATCCATTATCAATTATCCTGGATATGAGGCGCTATCTGGTAATGGAACAGAGTGCAGCTCCCAATGAACTGGCGGTGGCCATGACAAATATTGAAAATAACGGCGCGCCCTGGCCGTACAATCAAATGGACCGTTTGAATTGGGTAGATGAAAAATAG
- a CDS encoding (Fe-S)-binding protein — translation MAEAIKVPTMAEYMAEGKKPEVLFWVGCMGSFDDRAKKVTKAFVKLLHNAKVDFAVLGTEESCTGDPAKRAGNEFLFQMQAVTNIEVLNGYEIKKVVTACPHCFNTLKNEYPALGGNYEVMHHTTFLKALLDEGRLKVEGGKFKGKRITFHDPCYLGRANNVYEAPRDLLRKLEVELVEMKKCKKNGLCCGAGGGQMFKEPEPGNKDVNIERTEQAMEVKPDIIAAGCPFCNTMMTDGVKSKNQEQNIEVMDVAEMIANAQDL, via the coding sequence ATGGCAGAAGCAATAAAAGTACCTACAATGGCAGAATATATGGCAGAAGGCAAAAAACCTGAAGTGTTATTTTGGGTGGGTTGTATGGGAAGTTTTGATGACCGGGCCAAAAAAGTAACCAAGGCCTTTGTAAAACTCCTGCATAATGCAAAAGTAGATTTTGCGGTTCTGGGTACAGAGGAAAGTTGCACAGGTGATCCCGCAAAAAGGGCCGGGAATGAATTTCTTTTCCAAATGCAGGCTGTAACAAATATTGAAGTTCTAAACGGTTACGAAATTAAAAAGGTAGTAACTGCTTGCCCGCATTGCTTTAATACCCTTAAAAATGAATATCCCGCTCTTGGTGGAAATTACGAAGTAATGCATCACACCACTTTTTTAAAAGCCCTTTTAGATGAAGGCAGATTAAAGGTTGAAGGAGGAAAATTCAAAGGAAAAAGAATCACCTTTCACGACCCGTGTTATCTTGGCCGGGCGAATAATGTCTATGAAGCTCCACGCGACCTGCTTCGCAAACTGGAAGTGGAACTGGTAGAAATGAAAAAGTGCAAAAAGAATGGGCTTTGCTGCGGTGCAGGAGGAGGCCAAATGTTCAAGGAGCCGGAACCTGGTAATAAAGACGTGAACATTGAACGTACAGAGCAGGCAATGGAAGTAAAACCCGATATTATAGCCGCAGGTTGTCCTTTTTGTAACACTATGATGACAGATGGGGTTAAAAGTAAAAATCAGGAACAAAACATCGAGGTAATGGATGTCGCCGAGATGATCGCAAACGCCCAGGATCTCTAA
- a CDS encoding glycoside hydrolase family 3 N-terminal domain-containing protein, whose amino-acid sequence MQNPLFQFFSIVLFFFSAPVLLAQQQDPLATADYEQQRQWVDSIYSNMSLQERIGQLFMVDIFSNRSRAETNKIKKLISDQHIGGVIFSKGGPRQQAKLHNEYQELSRVPLLIGMDAEWGLAMRLDSTFALPWNMTLGAVQSLKLIEEAGASISRHSNRLGVHINFAPVIDINTNPDNPIIGNRSFGEEKINVTEKAIAFMKGMHRENILSSAKHFPGHGDTNSDSHKTLPTVSFSKSRLDSVELYPYYKLINEGVSSIMVAHLNVPGLEVQPNLPSSLSRTIVSDLLKGELRFKGLIFTDALNMKGASNYKNPGDIDLAAFLTGNDVLLISENIPKASLKIAEAYEQGVISEERLAHSVKKILRAKYKAGLHKYEPVNTSNLIKDLNTIKDDVLYEELIENAITLVKNDMGVLPLKDLEIKKIAYVHFGDDNGDAFLKQLRKYTKVDHVKAGNLNNMLEKLKAYNLVIMGFHKSNNSPWVGYKFSKENLTWIHEISRQNVSILNVFTRPYALNDLSSSSIEGILIGYQNSDIAQEKTAQILFGALEARGKLPVSVGDEFPVGTGFFTRSLDRLSYGLPESVGMNSRKLKKIDSLINVGLSSKMTPGMQVMVARKGKVIYQRNAGYHTYDKRIPVTDSSIYDLASLTKILASLPLIMQLEEKNILDFNSRLGDLMPYFKGSNKENIRLQDMLLHYARLKAWLPFYVPTIDRATKRPSVRYYREQPMENFDIPVAENMFIRNDIRDSIMGIIKNSDLEKNLGYKYSDLPFYIMKYYLEDYHNSSLDYLTQQGFYKPMGANLTSFVPIKHFNIDQIVPTEEDKLWRRQLVQGYVHDQGAAMQGGIGGHAGLFSNANDVTKIMQLYLNGGTYGGKRFLEPETLEKFNTCYYCDENVRRGVGFDKPQLGKSGPTCGCVSLSSFGHTGFTGTLAWADPEEEIVYVFLSNRTFPDVDNRKLIQSDLREKIQQVIYDSIEF is encoded by the coding sequence ATGCAAAACCCTCTGTTCCAATTTTTTTCTATAGTATTATTTTTCTTCTCTGCTCCGGTTCTTCTTGCCCAGCAGCAGGACCCTCTTGCTACGGCCGATTATGAACAGCAACGCCAATGGGTAGATAGTATTTACAGCAATATGAGTTTACAGGAACGGATAGGCCAGCTATTTATGGTTGACATTTTTTCCAATCGTTCCCGTGCCGAGACCAATAAGATCAAGAAACTTATTAGCGACCAACATATTGGCGGGGTTATATTTTCAAAAGGAGGCCCACGGCAACAAGCAAAACTACATAATGAATATCAGGAACTCTCCAGGGTACCTTTGCTAATAGGCATGGATGCAGAATGGGGGCTGGCAATGAGGCTGGATTCCACCTTTGCCCTGCCATGGAATATGACCCTGGGTGCAGTTCAAAGCCTTAAATTAATTGAAGAAGCCGGTGCATCTATTTCGCGACATTCCAACAGGTTAGGTGTTCATATAAATTTTGCACCCGTTATAGATATTAACACAAATCCAGATAATCCAATAATCGGGAACCGTTCTTTTGGAGAGGAAAAAATAAACGTAACAGAAAAGGCAATTGCATTTATGAAGGGAATGCACAGGGAAAATATTTTATCTAGCGCCAAACATTTTCCCGGTCATGGTGATACAAATTCAGATTCTCACAAAACCCTGCCAACAGTATCATTTTCCAAGTCCCGCCTTGATAGTGTAGAACTTTATCCATATTACAAATTGATAAATGAAGGGGTGAGCAGTATAATGGTTGCTCACCTGAATGTTCCCGGGCTGGAGGTGCAACCCAATCTTCCATCTTCCTTATCCCGCACCATAGTATCAGATCTGTTAAAAGGTGAGCTGCGGTTTAAAGGGTTAATATTTACAGATGCGCTTAATATGAAAGGTGCCAGTAATTACAAAAATCCCGGCGACATAGATCTGGCGGCTTTTCTGACCGGTAATGATGTCTTGCTTATTTCAGAAAATATACCCAAAGCCAGTCTTAAAATTGCAGAAGCCTATGAACAGGGAGTAATTAGCGAGGAGCGTCTTGCCCATTCGGTAAAAAAAATTTTGAGGGCAAAGTATAAAGCCGGGCTGCATAAGTACGAACCGGTAAATACCTCCAATTTAATTAAGGACCTCAATACCATCAAAGATGATGTTCTTTATGAGGAACTCATAGAAAATGCCATCACCCTGGTTAAGAATGATATGGGCGTACTTCCGCTTAAAGATCTGGAAATTAAAAAGATAGCTTATGTTCATTTTGGCGATGATAACGGGGACGCTTTCTTAAAGCAACTTCGAAAGTATACAAAGGTAGACCACGTGAAAGCCGGCAACCTTAATAATATGCTGGAGAAATTAAAAGCATACAATCTTGTAATTATGGGTTTTCATAAATCCAATAATTCTCCCTGGGTAGGTTATAAATTCAGTAAAGAGAATTTAACGTGGATCCACGAGATCTCCAGGCAGAATGTAAGTATCCTGAATGTTTTTACCAGGCCTTATGCATTAAATGATCTTTCTTCCAGTTCTATAGAAGGGATTTTGATTGGATATCAAAACAGTGACATCGCCCAGGAAAAAACTGCGCAAATCCTTTTTGGCGCGTTGGAAGCCAGAGGGAAACTTCCGGTAAGCGTGGGAGATGAATTTCCTGTGGGCACCGGATTTTTCACAAGGTCTCTGGACAGATTGTCTTATGGTCTTCCGGAATCTGTTGGGATGAATTCCCGGAAATTAAAAAAGATAGACTCCCTGATAAATGTTGGCTTATCTTCAAAAATGACTCCCGGCATGCAGGTAATGGTTGCCAGAAAAGGGAAGGTCATCTATCAACGTAATGCCGGATACCACACCTACGACAAAAGGATCCCGGTTACAGATTCTTCTATTTACGATCTGGCATCATTAACCAAAATACTCGCCAGCCTGCCTCTTATAATGCAACTTGAAGAAAAGAATATTCTGGACTTTAATTCCCGTTTAGGTGATCTCATGCCTTATTTCAAAGGATCAAATAAGGAAAATATCCGCTTGCAGGATATGCTGCTTCATTATGCAAGATTAAAAGCCTGGCTCCCTTTTTATGTTCCCACTATAGACAGGGCAACAAAGCGCCCATCGGTGAGATATTACCGAGAACAACCTATGGAAAATTTCGATATCCCGGTGGCCGAAAATATGTTTATACGAAATGATATCAGGGATTCCATAATGGGGATCATAAAAAACAGTGATCTGGAAAAAAACCTGGGTTACAAGTATAGTGACCTTCCTTTTTATATTATGAAATATTATCTGGAAGATTATCATAACTCCTCCCTGGATTATCTTACCCAACAGGGGTTTTACAAGCCCATGGGCGCAAACTTAACCTCATTTGTTCCAATAAAACATTTTAATATTGACCAGATCGTGCCTACAGAAGAGGATAAACTCTGGAGAAGACAACTGGTGCAGGGCTATGTGCACGATCAGGGAGCAGCTATGCAGGGAGGAATTGGAGGACATGCCGGGCTTTTTAGCAATGCCAATGATGTAACCAAAATAATGCAATTATATCTCAATGGGGGAACCTATGGGGGAAAACGCTTCCTGGAACCCGAAACCCTGGAGAAATTCAATACCTGTTATTATTGTGATGAAAATGTAAGGAGAGGAGTTGGTTTCGACAAACCTCAATTGGGAA
- a CDS encoding N-acetylmuramoyl-L-alanine amidase family protein, with the protein MKTNLLKLFVLIFTGFILTASTPAQNNPGKSKFKVVLDAGHGGHDPGNRGGGFFEKDIALNIVLKIGKELEKNPNFEVVYTRDKDVFIPLDKRAKIANDAKADLFISVHCNAHNSQADGTETFVLGLHRNNSNFEVAKRENSVIFLEEDYEITYGGFDPNSPESYIGMMIMQEEYLDQSILLADFVQKKFTNDLNRKNRGVKQAGFLVLHQTYMPSVLIETGFLTNSSEGNYLNSSTGQSNMATAITKAILDYSHSINMATLDNLTENLPVETIPVIEEPEFYEGITFKIQLAASSKKIDPKASNFKGLTPVFREKEDKLFKYYYGATSSYSQIQKMHQQAKSKGYPTSYIVAFKNGAKITVNEALKTQSK; encoded by the coding sequence ATGAAAACGAACTTACTAAAACTTTTCGTATTAATTTTTACAGGATTTATATTAACTGCCTCAACTCCGGCCCAAAATAATCCCGGAAAATCAAAATTTAAAGTTGTACTGGATGCCGGCCATGGTGGCCATGACCCCGGAAACAGGGGAGGAGGATTTTTTGAAAAGGATATTGCCCTTAATATTGTTCTTAAGATTGGAAAGGAATTAGAGAAAAATCCGAATTTTGAAGTCGTGTATACGCGGGACAAGGATGTATTTATTCCTTTAGACAAAAGGGCTAAAATAGCAAATGATGCCAAAGCCGACCTTTTCATCTCGGTTCACTGTAATGCCCATAATTCACAGGCAGATGGTACCGAAACCTTTGTACTGGGATTACATCGCAACAATTCCAACTTTGAAGTTGCAAAAAGAGAAAACTCGGTGATCTTTCTGGAGGAGGATTATGAGATCACCTATGGAGGTTTTGATCCTAATTCACCTGAATCTTATATTGGGATGATGATCATGCAGGAAGAATATCTGGACCAGAGCATCCTTCTTGCCGATTTTGTTCAGAAGAAATTCACCAATGACCTTAATAGAAAAAACCGCGGTGTAAAACAAGCAGGGTTTTTAGTGCTTCACCAAACCTATATGCCCAGCGTACTTATAGAAACAGGGTTTTTAACCAATTCAAGCGAGGGGAATTACCTTAACAGCAGCACCGGCCAAAGTAATATGGCCACTGCAATAACAAAGGCTATTCTGGATTATAGTCACAGTATCAATATGGCAACTCTGGATAATCTTACAGAGAATCTTCCCGTGGAGACCATTCCAGTTATAGAAGAACCTGAATTCTATGAAGGCATCACCTTCAAGATCCAACTGGCCGCCAGTTCTAAAAAGATCGATCCCAAAGCCTCAAATTTTAAGGGATTAACGCCGGTTTTCAGGGAAAAAGAAGATAAACTTTTCAAATATTATTACGGGGCTACCTCCAGTTATTCCCAGATCCAGAAAATGCACCAACAGGCCAAAAGCAAAGGATATCCTACCAGTTATATTGTTGCGTTTAAGAACGGCGCCAAGATTACAGTTAATGAGGCGTTAAAAACCCAGAGTAAATAG
- a CDS encoding RidA family protein — protein sequence MKKIIKTSKAPNPIGPYNQAVLTGNMLYTSGQIAINPATNELEIENLEDETTLVMENLKAILTEAGMTFENVVKTSIFISDMNNFARINAIYGKYFDPETAPARETVEVANLPKFVNVEISAIGVK from the coding sequence ATGAAAAAGATCATAAAAACTTCCAAAGCACCCAATCCTATCGGGCCCTACAATCAGGCAGTACTTACAGGGAATATGCTTTATACCTCCGGGCAAATTGCTATTAATCCTGCAACAAATGAGTTGGAAATTGAAAACCTGGAGGATGAAACTACCCTGGTGATGGAAAACCTGAAAGCCATTCTTACTGAAGCGGGAATGACTTTTGAAAATGTGGTCAAAACCTCCATATTCATAAGTGATATGAATAATTTTGCCCGTATCAACGCAATTTACGGGAAGTATTTTGATCCTGAAACCGCCCCGGCACGCGAGACTGTTGAAGTGGCAAATTTGCCCAAATTCGTGAATGTTGAAATTAGCGCAATTGGCGTTAAATAG
- a CDS encoding MlaD family protein translates to MEYTKEIKTGILAVVAILILIFGYYFLKGQNLLDSSRTFHAIYADVEGLSTSSPVTINGHRVGQVTKIDFLDKTGLLVVTFTVDSDFEFSKNSLAQIYGGGIIGGKSLGIVPEYELNLNAKSGDTLPSDIEEGIMELVNERLTPLQIKVERAIVSADSLLTGFNEVLNPETRNNIAATFEDLAETVRSLKETSQSLNGVVGGNAQKFDRTFTNLEETSANFNKFSDTLAQMNISAITADIEKVIADFEKVSNKLSSGEGTAGKLLNDNGVYDNLDRATKQMEQLLQDIKLNPKRYVHFSVFGKSPGPYQPPRDSLK, encoded by the coding sequence TTGGAATACACTAAAGAGATTAAAACCGGTATTTTGGCCGTGGTTGCCATTTTAATACTAATTTTTGGATATTATTTTCTTAAAGGACAAAATCTCTTAGACTCAAGCCGCACCTTCCATGCGATCTATGCAGATGTTGAAGGACTTTCAACCTCCTCTCCGGTAACAATTAACGGCCACAGGGTGGGACAGGTAACCAAAATTGATTTTCTTGACAAAACAGGATTATTGGTAGTTACTTTTACAGTAGATTCAGATTTTGAGTTTTCCAAAAATAGTCTTGCACAAATATATGGAGGAGGAATAATAGGAGGAAAATCTCTTGGAATTGTTCCTGAATATGAACTTAATTTAAATGCCAAATCTGGTGACACCCTTCCCAGTGATATTGAAGAAGGTATTATGGAACTTGTAAATGAGCGTCTTACTCCTTTACAAATAAAGGTTGAAAGGGCTATTGTGAGCGCAGATTCCCTGCTTACCGGCTTTAACGAAGTTTTAAATCCCGAAACCAGAAATAATATTGCAGCCACCTTTGAGGATCTTGCTGAAACAGTGAGATCGCTAAAAGAAACTTCGCAAAGCCTGAATGGAGTTGTGGGAGGCAATGCTCAAAAATTTGACCGCACTTTTACCAATCTTGAAGAAACCTCGGCCAATTTCAATAAATTCTCAGATACCCTTGCGCAAATGAATATTAGCGCGATTACTGCAGATATTGAAAAGGTAATTGCCGATTTTGAAAAAGTTTCAAACAAGCTTTCTTCGGGCGAGGGAACGGCGGGTAAATTGCTGAATGACAATGGGGTTTATGATAACCTGGACCGTGCCACCAAACAAATGGAACAACTGCTACAAGACATTAAATTGAATCCTAAACGATATGTTCACTTTTCAGTATTCGGAAAAAGCCCGGGACCATATCAACCTCCAAGAGATTCCTTAAAATAG
- a CDS encoding putative LPS assembly protein LptD has protein sequence MRTNSLYILFSVVFVFLIPGDFWAQEIKTGNEVRIEAQRDSVIIVSDSLTPRSQVVVQDTVKRDTVQRPRLLTDVVKYKAADYMRLSPKENRMYLFDEAQITYEDMVITAGLIIVDNEKNEVYAYGIPDSTGAYSQRPIFTQGQNTVEPDSIRFNFTSQKALVYNSRTTEGAFKVRGEITKRENDSVYFMQNVRFTTSENEEDPDYFFYARKIKFVPKKKIVTGLVNMYIADVPTPLGLPFGYFPLTEEETSGFILPSFGQSNNQGYFLQNGGYYFAISDYVDLLVLGDYYTNGSYGLRTQSSYAKRYKFRGNVNLRYENLLQSERGFPDFSETSSYNLQWTHSQDAKANPSSQFSASVNLGSSNYFRESINQTNTANYLNNTMSSNVSYSKTFAGEPQINYTISARHQQNTNTQEIEMTLPTVQASMGRIYPLAPKMGTKKGLIQNINLQYSVRGENRIRTFDSLFFKPQMFKDANFGAQHTIPISTNFKVFKHFSVSANANYIESWVFKTFEREFDPALRRIVIVDTISGFDSFRSYNFSTGIGTTIYGLVNFGADKKYQALRHVMRPSISYNINPAFDQYYDEFEIINEQDPSLNRIETFSRFQGSLYAPPGQNFSSSIGLNLSNNLEAKVRDRDSTATEPKKITLLSNFNLSTAYNLAGDSLRLAPINVRGTVPIIQNKLDVNVAANLDMYALDNNNRRIDKLNINNGGSLFRFTMANVSFGYNFSSTDFAGGEENKDKLDNETFRSGGRPDDLFGKGTDIDGRFTDEEDVFEGKEERNDQWYNYKIPWNLRIAYTMTYNNMARQNEISSHSIMFSGDIELAPKWVVGGSSGFDIKEGGFTYTQLRFQRDLDSWRMSFNWIPFSDRSSWNFFIGIKSSVLSDIKYDKRREPDRRL, from the coding sequence TTGCGAACAAACTCACTTTATATTCTTTTTTCTGTTGTTTTTGTCTTCCTTATACCCGGTGATTTTTGGGCTCAGGAAATAAAAACAGGAAACGAGGTTCGCATAGAGGCTCAACGGGATTCTGTAATTATAGTAAGTGATTCTCTCACCCCAAGGTCCCAGGTCGTGGTGCAGGACACCGTTAAAAGAGATACGGTGCAACGGCCCAGGTTACTAACAGATGTGGTTAAATATAAGGCGGCAGATTATATGCGCCTAAGCCCAAAAGAAAACAGGATGTACCTGTTTGATGAGGCCCAGATCACTTATGAGGATATGGTAATTACCGCAGGTCTTATTATTGTAGACAATGAAAAAAATGAAGTTTATGCCTACGGGATACCGGATTCTACAGGAGCATATTCCCAAAGACCAATTTTTACTCAGGGGCAAAATACAGTTGAACCCGATTCTATAAGATTCAATTTTACCTCACAAAAGGCCCTTGTTTATAATTCCCGCACTACAGAAGGGGCTTTCAAAGTACGGGGTGAGATTACAAAACGGGAAAATGATTCTGTCTATTTTATGCAGAATGTGCGTTTTACCACTTCTGAAAATGAGGAAGACCCTGATTATTTCTTCTATGCCCGCAAGATCAAATTTGTTCCTAAGAAGAAAATAGTTACAGGTTTGGTGAATATGTACATTGCCGATGTTCCAACCCCACTGGGATTACCCTTTGGGTATTTCCCGCTTACTGAAGAAGAAACCTCGGGATTTATTCTACCCTCCTTTGGTCAAAGCAACAACCAGGGATACTTTTTACAAAACGGGGGATATTATTTTGCCATAAGTGATTATGTAGATCTTCTTGTCCTGGGAGATTATTATACCAATGGGAGTTATGGTTTACGTACCCAATCCAGTTACGCAAAACGCTATAAATTCCGGGGAAATGTGAACCTGAGGTATGAAAATCTGCTGCAGAGCGAACGGGGTTTTCCGGATTTTTCAGAGACCTCCAGTTATAACCTGCAATGGACACATTCACAGGATGCAAAAGCAAACCCCTCCTCGCAGTTTTCAGCTTCCGTTAATTTAGGGAGCAGTAATTATTTCAGGGAATCTATAAACCAAACTAACACGGCAAATTATTTGAACAACACCATGAGTTCAAATGTTTCATATTCCAAAACATTTGCCGGCGAACCCCAGATAAATTATACCATTTCTGCCAGGCACCAGCAAAATACCAATACCCAGGAAATAGAGATGACCCTACCCACGGTGCAGGCCAGTATGGGAAGGATATATCCCCTGGCCCCAAAAATGGGAACCAAAAAAGGGCTTATTCAGAATATAAACTTACAATACAGTGTAAGGGGAGAAAACAGGATAAGGACTTTTGATTCCCTGTTTTTTAAACCGCAAATGTTCAAAGATGCCAATTTTGGCGCGCAGCATACAATCCCAATTTCTACCAATTTTAAAGTATTTAAACATTTTAGTGTAAGCGCCAATGCCAATTATATTGAAAGCTGGGTCTTCAAAACTTTTGAAAGGGAATTTGATCCCGCACTTCGTCGAATTGTTATAGTAGATACCATTAGCGGTTTTGATTCCTTCAGGAGCTACAATTTCAGCACCGGTATAGGAACCACAATCTATGGCCTTGTAAATTTTGGTGCCGATAAAAAATACCAGGCCCTGCGGCATGTAATGCGGCCTTCTATAAGTTATAATATCAATCCTGCCTTTGACCAGTATTATGATGAATTCGAGATCATAAATGAGCAGGACCCCTCTTTAAACCGAATTGAGACCTTTTCACGGTTTCAGGGTTCATTGTATGCACCACCCGGCCAGAATTTCTCCAGTTCCATAGGTTTAAACCTGAGCAACAACCTTGAAGCTAAGGTGAGAGACCGTGACAGCACTGCAACAGAACCAAAGAAAATTACCCTTTTAAGCAATTTTAATCTTAGCACGGCCTATAATCTGGCCGGAGATTCCCTAAGACTGGCGCCCATAAATGTAAGGGGAACAGTCCCTATTATTCAAAATAAACTTGATGTGAATGTTGCCGCAAACCTTGATATGTATGCTTTGGACAACAATAACCGCCGTATAGATAAGCTCAACATAAATAATGGAGGAAGTCTCTTCAGGTTTACTATGGCCAATGTGAGCTTTGGATACAACTTCTCCAGCACAGATTTTGCCGGAGGTGAAGAAAATAAGGATAAATTGGATAATGAGACCTTCCGCAGTGGTGGGCGGCCCGATGATCTCTTTGGAAAGGGAACCGATATTGATGGAAGGTTTACAGACGAGGAAGATGTTTTTGAAGGAAAAGAGGAGCGAAATGACCAGTGGTATAATTATAAGATCCCCTGGAATTTAAGAATTGCCTATACTATGACCTACAATAATATGGCCCGCCAAAATGAGATCTCCTCCCATTCCATAATGTTTTCAGGAGATATAGAACTTGCCCCTAAATGGGTGGTTGGTGGCTCCTCCGGTTTTGATATTAAAGAAGGCGGATTCACCTACACCCAGTTGCGTTTTCAAAGAGACCTTGACAGCTGGAGAATGAGCTTTAACTGGATTCCGTTTAGCGACCGTAGCTCCTGGAATTTCTTTATTGGAATTAAATCCAGTGTGCTTAGTGATATTAAATATGACAAACGCCGTGAACCGGATAGAAGACTATAA
- a CDS encoding ABC transporter ATPase, whose translation MLIPFNELPDTSRVWIYQANRSFSDTELQEITKKLEEFIASWVAHGANLNASFEIRYKRFIIIALDQAFNAATGCSIDASVNFIQQLEKDYNVDLLDKMNVSYKQGEHVAYKNLVDFRKMAKEKAVSPNTIVFNNLVNTKAEYMNEWEVPASESWHNRFLK comes from the coding sequence ATGTTGATACCCTTCAATGAACTTCCTGATACTTCCCGCGTATGGATCTATCAGGCCAATCGCTCATTTTCAGACACTGAACTTCAGGAAATTACTAAAAAACTGGAAGAATTCATAGCTTCCTGGGTTGCTCACGGCGCCAATTTAAATGCTTCATTTGAAATTAGGTACAAGCGATTTATAATAATTGCGCTGGACCAGGCTTTTAATGCCGCTACCGGTTGCTCTATAGATGCTTCGGTGAATTTTATTCAGCAACTGGAAAAAGATTATAACGTAGACCTGCTGGATAAAATGAATGTGAGTTACAAGCAGGGAGAACATGTTGCCTATAAAAACCTGGTAGATTTTAGAAAAATGGCAAAAGAAAAAGCTGTTTCCCCTAATACCATTGTTTTTAATAATCTGGTAAACACCAAAGCCGAATATATGAATGAATGGGAAGTTCCGGCATCTGAAAGCTGGCACAACCGTTTTTTAAAATAA